The following proteins are co-located in the Citrobacter freundii ATCC 8090 = MTCC 1658 = NBRC 12681 genome:
- a CDS encoding OB-fold-containig protein translates to MVLFTDYNSPYLFAISFVLLIGLLEIISLIFGHFLSGALDAHLEHYDALTSGNIGQALHYLNIGRIPALIVLCLLAGFFGLFGILLQHGWVTLWQAPLSNLLLAPVSFILAVFAVHYSGKIIAPWLPRDETTALAEDEFIGSMAIITGHSASAGTPCEGKFTDKFGQTHYVLLEPEAGKEFKKGDKVLIICRLSATRYLAELNPWPTVL, encoded by the coding sequence TTGGTATTATTCACGGATTACAACAGCCCCTACCTGTTTGCTATTTCATTTGTACTGTTGATTGGCCTACTGGAAATCATCTCTCTTATTTTTGGCCATTTTCTTTCAGGTGCGCTTGATGCTCACCTCGAACATTACGATGCCCTGACTTCCGGCAATATCGGCCAGGCGCTTCACTATCTCAATATCGGGCGGATCCCGGCACTGATCGTGCTGTGTTTACTCGCTGGCTTCTTTGGACTCTTCGGTATCCTCCTTCAGCATGGCTGGGTCACGCTGTGGCAAGCACCGCTCAGCAACCTGCTGCTTGCTCCGGTGAGTTTTATTCTTGCCGTCTTCGCCGTGCATTACAGCGGAAAAATCATTGCTCCCTGGCTGCCGCGGGATGAAACCACCGCCCTCGCTGAAGATGAATTTATCGGCAGCATGGCGATTATTACCGGACATTCCGCAAGTGCCGGAACCCCCTGCGAAGGCAAATTTACCGATAAGTTCGGGCAGACTCACTATGTGCTGCTGGAGCCTGAAGCGGGCAAAGAATTCAAAAAAGGAGACAAGGTGCTGATTATCTGCCGACTCTCCGCAACGCGTTACCTGGCCGAGCTAAACCCCTGGCCGACTGTTTTATAA
- a CDS encoding flotillin family protein — MDDVFGMLPSWMFTAIVAVVVLVIIGIIFARLYRRASAEQAFVRTGLGGQKVVMSGGAIVMPIFHEIIPINMNTLKLEVSRSTVDSLITKDRMRVDVVVAFFVRVKPSVEGIATAAQTLGQRTLSPEDLRVLIEDKFVDALRATASQMTMHELQDTRENFVQGVQNTVAEDLSKNGLELESVSLTNFNQTEKVHFNPNNAFDAEGLTKLTQETERRRRERNEVEQDVEVAVREKNRDALARKLEIEQQEAFMTLEQEQQVKTRTAEQNAKIAAFEAERHREAEQTRILAERQIQETEIEREQAVRSRKVEAEREVRIKEIEQQQVTEIANQTKSIAIAAKSEQQSQAEARANDALAEAVRAQQNVETTRQTAEADRAKQVALIAAAQDAETQAVELTVRAKAEKEAAELQAAAIVELAEATRKKGLAEAEAQRALNDAINVLSDEQTSLKFKLALLQSLPAVIEKSVEPMKSIDGIKIIQVDGLNRGGAVGEVTAGNVTGGNLAEQALSAALAYRTQAPLIDSLLNEIGLSGGSLSALADPLKNSPQPVEKTTEE, encoded by the coding sequence ATGGATGATGTTTTTGGCATGTTACCTTCATGGATGTTTACCGCCATTGTGGCGGTGGTCGTCTTAGTAATTATCGGGATTATTTTTGCCCGCCTGTATCGCCGCGCATCTGCTGAACAGGCGTTTGTGCGTACCGGCCTTGGTGGACAAAAAGTGGTGATGAGCGGCGGCGCAATTGTCATGCCTATCTTCCACGAAATTATTCCTATCAACATGAACACCCTCAAACTTGAGGTGAGCCGTTCAACTGTCGACAGTCTCATCACCAAAGACCGTATGCGCGTGGATGTCGTCGTCGCCTTTTTCGTGCGTGTAAAACCGTCTGTTGAAGGGATTGCTACCGCCGCACAGACGCTGGGACAGCGGACGCTGTCACCAGAGGATTTACGTGTGCTAATAGAAGATAAGTTTGTTGATGCCCTACGTGCCACTGCGTCGCAGATGACCATGCATGAACTGCAGGATACGCGTGAAAACTTCGTTCAGGGCGTACAAAATACCGTCGCGGAAGACCTGTCCAAAAACGGCCTGGAACTGGAGAGCGTTTCACTCACCAACTTTAACCAGACCGAAAAAGTCCATTTCAACCCGAATAACGCCTTTGATGCCGAGGGTCTGACCAAGCTGACCCAGGAAACAGAACGCCGTCGTCGCGAACGTAACGAAGTCGAGCAGGACGTAGAAGTTGCCGTTCGTGAGAAAAACCGTGATGCGCTGGCACGCAAGCTGGAAATCGAACAGCAGGAAGCCTTCATGACTCTCGAGCAGGAGCAGCAGGTGAAGACCCGCACGGCCGAGCAAAACGCCAAAATTGCCGCCTTCGAAGCCGAACGTCATCGTGAAGCTGAGCAGACGCGCATTCTTGCCGAACGGCAGATTCAGGAAACAGAAATCGAGCGCGAACAGGCGGTGCGTTCCAGAAAAGTCGAGGCCGAGCGTGAAGTTCGCATTAAAGAAATCGAACAACAGCAGGTAACGGAGATCGCCAACCAGACCAAGTCCATCGCTATTGCCGCCAAGTCTGAACAGCAGTCTCAGGCTGAAGCACGCGCTAACGATGCGCTAGCCGAAGCGGTTCGCGCCCAGCAGAACGTAGAAACCACCCGCCAGACCGCAGAAGCGGATCGTGCCAAACAGGTGGCGTTGATTGCCGCTGCGCAGGATGCAGAAACCCAGGCGGTTGAACTGACCGTCCGGGCAAAAGCGGAAAAAGAAGCTGCAGAATTGCAGGCGGCAGCAATTGTTGAACTGGCCGAAGCCACGCGGAAAAAAGGTCTGGCGGAAGCCGAAGCCCAGCGTGCGCTGAACGATGCCATCAACGTGCTTTCCGACGAACAGACCAGTCTGAAATTTAAGCTGGCCCTGCTGCAGTCCCTGCCAGCAGTCATTGAGAAATCCGTTGAGCCAATGAAGTCTATCGATGGGATCAAGATTATCCAGGTTGATGGTCTGAATCGTGGCGGCGCCGTCGGTGAAGTGACCGCAGGTAACGTAACCGGAGGGAATCTGGCTGAGCAGGCATTATCCGCCGCCCTTGCCTATCGTACACAAGCGCCGCTGATTGACTCGCTGTTAAATGAAATTGGTTTGTCCGGCGGTTCGCTGTCGGCACTGGCCGATCCGCTGAAAAACAGTCCACAGCCTGTTGAGAAAACGACTGAAGAATAA
- the hldE gene encoding bifunctional D-glycero-beta-D-manno-heptose-7-phosphate kinase/D-glycero-beta-D-manno-heptose 1-phosphate adenylyltransferase HldE, with protein MKVTLPEFERAGVMVVGDVMLDRYWYGPTSRISPEAPVPVVKVDTIEERPGGAANVAMNIASLGANSRLVGLTGIDDAARALSKTLADVNVKCDFVSVPTHPTITKLRVLSRNQQLIRLDFEEGFEGVDPQPLHERINQALGSIGALVLSDYAKGALASVQQMIALARKAGVPVLIDPKGTDFERYRGATLLTPNLSEFEAVVGKCKSEDELVERGMKLIADFDLSALLITRSEQGMTLLQPGKSPLHMPTQAQEVYDVTGAGDTVIGVLAATLAAGNTLEEACYFANAAAGVVVGKLGTSTVSPIELENAVRGRADTGFGVMSESELKQAVASARKRGEKVVMTNGVFDILHAGHVSYLANARKLGDRLIVAVNSDASTKRLKGETRPVNPLEQRMIVLGALESVDWVVSFEEDTPQRLIAGILPDLLVKGGDYKPEDIAGSKEVWANGGEVLVLNFEDGCSTTNIIKKIQKDSDK; from the coding sequence ATGAAAGTAACGCTGCCAGAGTTTGAACGTGCAGGAGTCATGGTTGTCGGTGATGTGATGCTGGATCGCTACTGGTACGGCCCTACCAGCCGTATTTCACCTGAAGCGCCGGTTCCGGTGGTGAAGGTCGATACCATCGAAGAACGTCCCGGTGGCGCAGCAAACGTGGCGATGAACATTGCCTCTCTGGGCGCAAATTCCCGTCTGGTGGGTTTGACCGGTATCGACGACGCGGCGCGTGCGCTGAGCAAAACGTTGGCGGATGTGAACGTAAAATGCGACTTCGTTTCCGTGCCGACGCATCCGACAATCACCAAACTGCGCGTGCTTTCCCGCAACCAGCAGTTGATTCGTCTGGATTTTGAAGAAGGTTTTGAAGGCGTGGATCCGCAGCCGCTGCACGAGCGTATTAATCAGGCGCTGGGTTCTATTGGCGCTCTGGTGCTTTCCGACTACGCCAAAGGCGCGCTGGCAAGCGTGCAGCAGATGATTGCGTTGGCGCGTAAGGCTGGCGTGCCGGTACTTATCGATCCGAAAGGGACCGATTTTGAACGTTACCGAGGCGCAACGCTGCTAACGCCCAACCTGTCTGAGTTTGAAGCGGTAGTGGGTAAATGCAAAAGCGAAGATGAACTGGTTGAGCGCGGCATGAAATTGATTGCTGATTTCGACCTTTCCGCACTGCTGATTACCCGTTCAGAACAGGGGATGACGTTGCTGCAACCGGGCAAATCGCCACTGCATATGCCGACGCAGGCGCAGGAAGTGTATGACGTGACCGGTGCGGGCGATACGGTAATTGGCGTGCTGGCGGCGACGCTGGCGGCGGGTAACACACTGGAAGAGGCGTGCTATTTTGCCAACGCTGCAGCCGGTGTTGTGGTTGGTAAACTGGGAACCTCCACCGTTTCTCCGATTGAACTGGAAAACGCGGTGCGTGGTCGGGCTGATACTGGTTTTGGCGTGATGAGCGAATCTGAGCTGAAACAGGCCGTTGCCAGCGCCCGCAAGCGCGGTGAGAAAGTGGTGATGACTAACGGCGTGTTTGACATCCTGCATGCGGGCCACGTTTCCTATCTGGCAAATGCGCGCAAGCTGGGCGATCGCCTGATCGTGGCGGTAAACAGCGATGCGTCGACCAAACGTCTGAAAGGCGAAACGCGTCCGGTCAACCCGCTGGAACAGCGCATGATCGTGCTGGGCGCGCTGGAATCCGTCGACTGGGTGGTCTCTTTTGAAGAAGATACACCGCAGCGTCTGATCGCCGGCATCCTGCCGGATCTGCTGGTCAAAGGCGGTGACTATAAGCCAGAAGATATTGCGGGCAGCAAAGAGGTATGGGCGAACGGCGGTGAAGTGCTGGTGCTGAACTTCGAAGATGGCTGCTCAACGACCAATATCATCAAGAAGATCCAGAAAGACAGCGATAAATAA
- the glnE gene encoding bifunctional [glutamate--ammonia ligase]-adenylyl-L-tyrosine phosphorylase/[glutamate--ammonia-ligase] adenylyltransferase, translated as MKQLSSPLQQYWPTIVERLPAAISESSLSVQAKSVLTFSDFVRDSIIAHPEWLAELESTPPLADEWQHYANWLQQALADVSDENTLMRELRLFRRRIMVRIAWAQTLSLVTEESILQQLSHLAETLIVAARDWLYAACCREWGTPCNPKGVAQPLLILGMGKLGGGELNFSSDIDLIFAWPEHGSTQGGRRELDNAQFFTRMGQRLIKVLDQPTMDGFVYRVDMRLRPFGDSGPLVLSFSALEDYYQEQGRDWERYAMVKARIMGDADGTYVSELRAMLRPFVFRRYIDFSVIQSLRNMKGMIAREVRRRGLKDNIKLGAGGIREIEFIVQVFQLIRGGREPSLQSRSLLPTLSAINALHLLSDTDAEQLRAAYLYLRRLENLLQSINDEQTQTLPGDELNRARLAWGMNVDDWQQLTDVLTNHMDNVRRVFNELIGDDEAETQEESLSEQWRELWQDALQEDDTTPVLTHLADDDRRRVLSLIADFRKELDKRTIGPRGRQVLDHLMPHLLSDVCTRDDASVPLSRITPLLVGIVTRTTYLELLSEFPGALKHLISLCAASPMVASQLARYPLLLDELLDPNTLYQPTATDAYRDELRQYLLRVPEDDEEQQLEALRQFKQTQLLRIAAADIAGTLPVMKVSDHLTWLAEAIIDAVVQQAWTQMVARYGQPTHLGEREGRGFAVVGYGKLGGWELGYSSDLDLIFLHDCPMDVMTDGEREIDGRQFYLRLSQRIMHLFSTRTSSGILYEVDARLRPSGAAGMLVTSTDAFDDYQRNEAWTWEHQALVRARVVYGDPQLTSQFDAIRRDIMTLVRDGKTLQTDVREMREKMRAHLGNKHRDRFDIKADEGGITDIEFITQYLVLRYAHEKPKLTRWSDNVRILELLAQNDIMDEQEALALTRAYTTLRDELHHLALQELPGHVALEHFDAERTLVRDSWQKWLVAE; from the coding sequence ATGAAGCAGCTCTCTTCACCGTTACAGCAGTACTGGCCGACCATTGTTGAGCGGCTGCCAGCAGCAATATCTGAGTCCTCGCTTAGCGTTCAGGCGAAGTCAGTACTTACATTCAGTGATTTTGTCCGTGACAGCATTATTGCCCATCCCGAATGGCTGGCTGAGCTGGAAAGCACTCCACCCCTGGCGGATGAATGGCAACACTATGCCAACTGGTTACAGCAAGCATTGGCTGACGTTAGTGACGAAAACACACTGATGCGTGAGTTACGCCTGTTTCGTCGTCGCATTATGGTGCGTATCGCCTGGGCACAGACGCTGTCGCTGGTGACCGAAGAGAGTATTTTGCAGCAGCTAAGTCATCTGGCTGAAACGTTGATCGTTGCCGCGCGCGACTGGTTGTACGCAGCCTGCTGTCGCGAATGGGGAACGCCGTGTAATCCTAAAGGTGTGGCGCAGCCGCTGCTGATTTTAGGCATGGGGAAACTGGGCGGCGGCGAGCTGAATTTTTCCTCCGATATCGACCTGATTTTTGCCTGGCCGGAACACGGCAGCACACAGGGTGGGCGTCGCGAGCTGGATAACGCGCAGTTCTTTACCCGTATGGGCCAGCGGCTTATCAAAGTGCTGGATCAGCCCACAATGGATGGGTTTGTCTATCGGGTGGATATGCGTTTACGCCCGTTTGGCGACAGCGGCCCGCTGGTGCTGAGCTTCTCCGCGCTGGAGGATTATTACCAGGAACAAGGGCGCGACTGGGAACGCTATGCGATGGTTAAAGCCCGCATTATGGGCGATGCCGACGGTACATACGTCAGCGAGCTTCGTGCCATGCTGAGGCCTTTTGTCTTCCGTCGCTATATTGATTTCAGCGTGATCCAGTCGCTGCGTAACATGAAAGGGATGATTGCGCGTGAAGTACGCCGTCGTGGCCTGAAAGATAACATCAAGCTGGGGGCGGGCGGCATTCGTGAAATCGAATTTATCGTGCAGGTATTCCAGCTGATTCGCGGTGGGCGCGAGCCATCGCTGCAATCCCGCTCGCTGTTACCGACGCTTAGCGCCATCAATGCGCTGCACTTGCTTTCTGATACCGACGCGGAACAACTGCGCGCAGCCTATCTCTATTTACGCCGCCTGGAAAACCTGCTGCAAAGTATCAATGATGAGCAGACCCAGACGCTGCCGGGTGATGAACTGAATCGCGCGCGGCTGGCGTGGGGGATGAACGTTGATGACTGGCAGCAGTTAACCGATGTGCTGACCAATCATATGGACAATGTGCGCCGGGTCTTCAACGAGCTGATTGGCGATGACGAAGCTGAAACCCAGGAAGAGTCGCTCTCAGAACAGTGGCGCGAATTGTGGCAGGATGCCTTACAGGAAGATGACACCACGCCAGTGCTGACGCATCTGGCGGATGACGATCGGCGGCGCGTGCTGTCTCTGATTGCTGATTTCCGCAAAGAGCTGGATAAACGCACTATTGGCCCACGCGGACGACAGGTGCTGGATCATTTAATGCCGCATCTGCTGAGCGATGTCTGTACGCGTGACGACGCCTCAGTCCCGCTGTCACGCATTACACCGCTGCTGGTGGGTATTGTGACTCGCACGACCTATCTGGAACTGCTGAGCGAATTCCCCGGGGCGCTGAAGCATTTGATTTCGCTCTGTGCGGCCTCGCCGATGGTCGCCAGCCAGCTGGCGCGGTATCCGTTGTTGCTCGACGAACTGTTGGATCCGAATACCCTGTATCAACCTACCGCGACGGACGCCTACCGTGATGAGCTGCGCCAGTATTTGCTGCGCGTGCCAGAAGATGACGAAGAGCAGCAACTGGAGGCACTGCGCCAGTTTAAGCAAACGCAGCTACTGCGTATTGCCGCGGCTGATATCGCCGGTACGCTGCCGGTGATGAAGGTGAGCGACCATTTAACCTGGCTGGCGGAAGCGATTATTGATGCGGTAGTCCAGCAGGCGTGGACGCAGATGGTTGCTCGCTACGGGCAACCTACCCATCTTGGCGAACGTGAGGGGCGCGGTTTTGCCGTCGTCGGCTATGGCAAACTGGGCGGCTGGGAACTGGGCTACAGTTCGGATCTTGATTTGATCTTCCTGCATGATTGTCCGATGGACGTGATGACGGACGGTGAGCGTGAGATTGATGGGCGACAGTTCTATCTGCGTCTGTCGCAGCGCATTATGCACCTTTTCAGCACCCGCACTTCGTCCGGTATTTTGTACGAAGTGGATGCGCGGCTGCGTCCATCCGGCGCGGCGGGAATGCTGGTGACATCAACCGACGCTTTCGACGATTACCAGCGCAACGAAGCCTGGACATGGGAGCATCAGGCGCTGGTGCGTGCTCGTGTGGTATATGGCGACCCGCAGTTGACCTCTCAGTTTGATGCGATTCGTCGCGATATCATGACCCTCGTCCGTGATGGGAAAACCTTGCAGACCGACGTGCGTGAAATGCGTGAGAAAATGCGCGCCCATTTGGGCAATAAGCATCGGGATCGTTTTGATATTAAAGCGGATGAGGGTGGCATTACCGATATTGAGTTTATTACGCAGTATCTGGTGTTGCGCTATGCGCATGAAAAACCGAAGCTGACGCGCTGGTCGGATAACGTGCGCATTCTGGAATTGCTGGCGCAAAACGACATTATGGACGAGCAGGAAGCGCTGGCGCTTACCCGTGCTTATACGACGTTGCGTGATGAACTTCACCATCTTGCGTTGCAGGAACTTCCGGGCCATGTGGCGCTGGAGCACTTTGACGCTGAACGTACGCTGGTGCGTGACAGCTGGCAGAAGTGGCTGGTTGCCGAGTGA
- a CDS encoding inorganic triphosphatase: MAQEIELKFIVNSDAVDALRERLNTLGGEHHAPSQLLNIYYETPDAWLRGHDMGLRIRGENGHYEMTMKIAGRVTGGLHQRPEFNVALDAPELDLALFPTEAWPDGKLPAELASQVQPLFSTDFFREKWLVDVDGSRIEMALDVGEVKAGEFAEPICELELELLSGDTRAVLKLANQLVSQTGLRQGSLSKAARGYHLALGNAPRELKPTRILKVPAKASIEQGLEAALELALSQWQYHEELWVRGVKGAKAEVLAAMGLVRHILMLFGGNVPRKASAHLRDLLTQSEAIIASDVSAISAVYSTQTAMAKLALTEWLVTKGWQPFLDAKAQGKIADSFKRFSDTHLSRHAAELKTAFAQPLGDQYADQLPRLTRNIDSMLMLAGYYDENVASEWIATWQGLRRAIAANQYIEIEHFRNEAIALEPFWLHSGKR, encoded by the coding sequence ATGGCCCAGGAAATCGAATTAAAATTTATCGTTAATAGTGACGCTGTCGATGCGCTACGTGAACGTCTGAATACGCTGGGGGGAGAGCATCATGCGCCCAGCCAGTTGCTGAATATTTACTACGAAACGCCGGATGCGTGGTTGCGTGGTCACGATATGGGGCTGCGTATTCGCGGTGAAAACGGTCATTACGAAATGACCATGAAAATTGCCGGACGCGTGACGGGCGGCCTGCATCAGCGACCGGAATTTAACGTTGCGCTGGACGCGCCTGAGCTGGATCTCGCCTTGTTCCCAACGGAAGCCTGGCCTGATGGCAAACTGCCCGCTGAACTTGCTTCTCAAGTGCAGCCGTTGTTCAGCACCGATTTTTTCCGTGAGAAATGGTTGGTTGATGTTGATGGCAGCCGGATTGAAATGGCCCTCGATGTGGGGGAAGTGAAAGCGGGCGAGTTTGCAGAACCTATCTGTGAGCTTGAACTTGAACTGCTAAGCGGCGATACCCGTGCGGTACTGAAGCTGGCAAACCAGCTGGTTTCGCAAACCGGTTTACGCCAGGGCAGTTTGAGCAAAGCCGCGCGCGGTTATCATTTGGCCCTGGGGAATGCGCCGCGCGAACTCAAACCGACGCGGATTTTGAAGGTTCCGGCGAAGGCAAGCATTGAGCAGGGGTTGGAAGCGGCGCTGGAGCTGGCATTATCACAGTGGCAGTACCACGAAGAGCTGTGGGTACGCGGCGTTAAAGGGGCGAAAGCCGAGGTGCTGGCGGCAATGGGGCTGGTGCGTCACATTCTGATGTTGTTTGGCGGTAATGTGCCACGAAAAGCGAGCGCTCACTTACGTGATTTACTGACCCAATCGGAAGCGATCATTGCGTCGGACGTTTCTGCTATTTCGGCGGTTTACAGTACGCAAACGGCAATGGCCAAGCTGGCGCTGACCGAATGGCTGGTGACCAAAGGATGGCAGCCGTTCCTGGATGCGAAGGCGCAGGGCAAAATTGCCGACTCCTTTAAGCGCTTCTCTGATACCCATCTTTCACGCCATGCCGCTGAGCTGAAAACCGCTTTTGCGCAGCCGTTGGGCGATCAGTACGCCGATCAGCTTCCACGTTTGACGCGCAACATTGATAGCATGCTGATGCTGGCGGGATACTACGACGAAAATGTCGCATCAGAATGGATCGCAACTTGGCAGGGCTTACGTCGCGCCATTGCGGCCAACCAATATATTGAAATTGAACACTTCCGCAACGAGGCGATCGCGCTGGAACCGTTCTGGCTGCACAGCGGAAAACGATAA
- a CDS encoding TIGR04211 family SH3 domain-containing protein, with product MPKLRLIGLTLLALSATAVSHAEEKRYVSDELNTWVRSGPGDNYRLVGTVNAGEEVTLLQTDANTNYAQVKDSTGRTAWIPLKELNSTPSLRTRVPDLENQVKILTDKLNNIDTTWNQRTADMQQKVAQSDSVIDGLKQENQKLKNELIVAQKKVSAANLQLDDKQRTIIMQWFMYGGGVLGLGLLLGLVLPHMIPSRKRKDRWMN from the coding sequence ATGCCAAAATTACGCCTGATTGGATTAACTTTACTCGCACTTAGCGCCACTGCAGTCTCTCATGCCGAAGAAAAGCGCTATGTCTCTGACGAACTGAACACCTGGGTCCGCAGCGGTCCGGGAGATAATTATCGCCTCGTGGGTACGGTTAACGCCGGCGAGGAAGTCACGCTATTACAGACCGATGCCAATACTAATTACGCCCAGGTGAAAGACAGCACCGGACGTACCGCCTGGATCCCACTGAAAGAGCTGAACAGTACGCCGAGCCTGCGTACCCGCGTTCCCGACCTGGAAAACCAGGTTAAGATCTTGACCGATAAGCTCAATAATATCGATACCACATGGAATCAGCGTACCGCCGACATGCAGCAAAAGGTAGCGCAGAGCGACAGCGTGATTGACGGGCTGAAACAAGAAAACCAGAAGCTGAAGAACGAACTTATCGTGGCGCAAAAGAAGGTGAGCGCAGCCAACCTTCAGCTTGATGACAAGCAGCGTACTATCATCATGCAATGGTTTATGTATGGAGGCGGCGTGCTGGGTCTTGGTCTGCTGCTCGGTCTGGTTCTGCCACACATGATCCCAAGCCGTAAACGCAAAGATCGCTGGATGAACTGA
- a CDS encoding multifunctional CCA addition/repair protein, producing MKIYLVGGAVRDALLGLPIKDKDWVVVGATPQGMLDAGYQQVGRDFPVFLHPQTREEHALARTERKSGSGYTGFTCYAAPDVTLEADLQRRDLTINAMARDDNGEIIDPYNGRDDLENRLLRHVSPAFSEDPLRVLRVARFAARYAHLGFRIANETMTLMRDMNAAGELEHLTPERVWKETEGALTTRNPQVFFQVLRDCGALHVLFPEVDALFGVPAPAQWHPEIDTGIHTLMTLSMAAMLSPEVDVRFATLCHDLGKALTPKALWPRHHGHGPAGVKLVEQLCQRLRVPNDIRDLAKLVAEFHDLIHTFPILQPKTIVKLFDSIDAWRKPQRVEQIALTSEADVRGRTGFEAADYPQGRLLREAWLVAQAVPTKDVVEAGFKGQAIREELTRRRIAAVANWKEKRCPKPAH from the coding sequence GTGAAGATTTATCTGGTCGGTGGTGCTGTTCGGGATGCGTTATTAGGGCTACCGATTAAAGATAAAGATTGGGTCGTTGTCGGCGCCACGCCGCAAGGAATGCTCGACGCGGGTTACCAACAAGTAGGCCGCGATTTTCCCGTGTTTCTGCATCCGCAAACCCGGGAAGAGCATGCGTTGGCGCGTACTGAACGTAAATCAGGTTCGGGATATACCGGATTCACCTGCTACGCCGCGCCAGATGTGACGCTGGAGGCCGATCTTCAGCGGCGCGACCTGACCATCAACGCAATGGCCCGCGATGACAACGGGGAGATTATCGACCCGTATAACGGACGCGACGATCTGGAAAACCGCCTGCTGCGTCATGTTTCCCCGGCTTTTAGCGAAGATCCACTGCGCGTGCTGCGCGTAGCACGCTTTGCTGCCCGCTATGCGCACCTTGGCTTTCGTATTGCCAACGAAACCATGACGCTGATGCGCGATATGAACGCCGCTGGCGAACTGGAACACTTGACGCCAGAGCGCGTGTGGAAAGAAACGGAAGGCGCCTTAACCACCCGCAACCCACAGGTATTTTTTCAGGTCCTGCGCGACTGCGGCGCACTGCACGTTCTGTTTCCTGAAGTGGATGCTCTGTTCGGCGTTCCCGCGCCCGCGCAGTGGCACCCGGAAATTGATACCGGTATTCACACGCTGATGACGCTGTCGATGGCAGCCATGTTAAGCCCGGAGGTCGACGTGCGTTTCGCCACGCTGTGCCACGATCTTGGCAAAGCATTAACGCCTAAAGCGCTATGGCCGCGCCATCATGGCCACGGTCCGGCGGGCGTTAAGCTGGTCGAGCAACTGTGTCAGCGCCTGCGCGTGCCGAATGACATCCGTGATTTAGCCAAACTGGTGGCCGAGTTCCACGACCTCATTCATACCTTCCCGATCCTGCAACCGAAAACCATCGTTAAGCTGTTTGATTCCATCGATGCATGGCGCAAACCGCAGCGCGTGGAGCAAATCGCCCTCACCAGCGAGGCCGACGTGCGTGGGCGAACCGGTTTTGAAGCGGCGGATTACCCGCAAGGCAGGCTGTTGCGTGAAGCCTGGCTGGTTGCACAGGCGGTTCCCACGAAAGATGTCGTGGAAGCGGGATTCAAAGGTCAGGCAATTCGTGAAGAACTGACCCGGCGTCGCATTGCGGCGGTGGCCAACTGGAAGGAGAAGCGGTGTCCTAAACCTGCCCATTAA
- the bacA gene encoding undecaprenyl-diphosphate phosphatase, giving the protein MSDMHSLLVAAILGVVEGLTEFLPVSSTGHMIIVGHLLGFEGDTAKTFEVVIQLGSILAVVVMFWRRLFGLIGIHFGKAPHEGTGKGRLTLGHILLGMIPAVVLGLVFHDTIKSLFNPINVMYALVVGGVLLIAAECLKPKEPRAPGLDDMTYRQAFMIGCFQCLALWPGFSRSGATISGGMLMGVSRYAASEFSFLLAVPMMMGATALDLYKSWSFLSASDLPMFAVGFVTAFIVALVAIKTFLQLIKRISFIPFAIYRFVVAAAVYVVFF; this is encoded by the coding sequence ATGAGTGATATGCACTCGCTGCTGGTGGCGGCAATTTTGGGTGTGGTCGAAGGATTGACGGAATTTTTACCCGTTTCCAGTACCGGCCATATGATTATTGTTGGCCACCTGTTGGGTTTTGAGGGTGATACCGCAAAAACATTCGAGGTGGTGATCCAGTTGGGGTCTATTCTGGCAGTAGTGGTGATGTTCTGGCGACGTTTGTTTGGCCTGATAGGCATTCACTTCGGCAAGGCCCCGCATGAAGGTACTGGCAAAGGTCGGCTGACGCTGGGGCATATCCTGTTGGGGATGATTCCGGCGGTTGTACTGGGACTGGTGTTCCACGACACTATCAAGTCGCTGTTTAACCCGATCAACGTGATGTATGCGCTGGTGGTGGGTGGTGTACTGCTGATTGCTGCAGAATGCCTGAAGCCGAAAGAGCCGCGCGCGCCGGGTCTGGATGATATGACCTATCGCCAGGCGTTTATGATTGGCTGTTTTCAGTGTCTGGCGCTGTGGCCGGGTTTTTCTCGCTCAGGGGCGACGATTTCTGGCGGTATGCTGATGGGCGTGAGCCGTTACGCGGCCTCTGAGTTTTCATTCCTGCTGGCGGTGCCGATGATGATGGGAGCGACGGCGCTGGATCTCTACAAGAGCTGGTCGTTCCTTAGCGCATCAGATTTACCGATGTTTGCAGTCGGTTTTGTGACGGCGTTTATCGTGGCGCTGGTCGCGATCAAAACCTTCCTGCAACTGATTAAGCGTATTTCGTTCATTCCGTTTGCGATTTACCGCTTTGTTGTGGCGGCTGCCGTCTATGTGGTTTTTTTCTGA